The sequence CTCTATCAACAACTCTTCTTATAATGGGAAGAAAGTAATGAACCAAAGGAATGGTAAGCTCCGGGTGAAGAAACACATCAGACAAAACATTAATCACTTCCTCGTTATCCACCACTTCTCCTCcctaaacaacaacaaagaaaaaacatttcaGCCAAACTTGAATTCGTGTTTCTGGGTCACTTTAGTAAGCAATTACAAGAAGGTACCTTGCTGAGAATCGAATTGAAAAATGGAAAAGCTGCGACTTTGGGGCAACGTTCAGAAAACGTCTCCAACGCGAGTTTGAGATTGAAACTCCCGTCAATAGCCATCGAAACCTGTTGCAGAAGAGGCTAGAGAGTAGGGTTTATGTGTTAATTTCGACACAGCGAGAGAGAGCAAAATTGTTTTgggagaaggaggaggaggaggcggcGTAGGTTTAAGGGTTTAAGAGAACCCTTTAAGCTTTTTTGTTCGACTCGAAAAGGCGGTATGTATACGTATTGGGTTTTAAGactattaaatatattgtatagtcatcaaaatatcaaaactatattttttttttttttttttgctaaactgtaaATATCATTTAACTAAATGAAAAGTTTGTCCTAAACAAGCTAAGATTTTTACACACTTATTTCTTGgcaaaaattagataaaaaacaagaaagtcaGTAGTTAtagaatgagaagaagaaatcaTCTAATCCAAAGGCACATGAGTCCTCGAAAGTTCCTCTTGTGCTGTCTTGCAGTGATGGCATTCTTGATGTCTCTGTCCATGAGCTTAAACATTTGTAGAGGAGAGAGATGAACGTTGTTGTGTAGTACGTTGTTACGTTGTCTCCATAAATGAAAGACCATTCCATGAGTAAGCAGTCTCCTGAGGGTAGCAGGCGCCGCTTGCGTTGAGAATCTACTCCATGATAACAGCTCCGCCCATGTGATGAAACCTGTCTGTGCAGGATCGATCCTGGCAAGTGCTAAGGTCCAAATCTGAGTACTGAACCTGCACTTAAGAAACAAGTGATCTCTGACTTCATCTTCAGTGCTACACAGGCAACaacatttattaatatttaaacccCAAGATGCAAGTCTAGAACGAGTGGGAAATCTATTTAATGTAGCAAGCCACATATTGAAAGCTTGTTTAGGCACAGCCCCTTTAAACCAACCGTTTTGGACCACTGCTTGATAGTGCTTCGAGGTCTAAGGACATCCCATGTAAGAGCAGATGAGAATCCTCTGCAGTCCTTGCCATTTACTACCCATCGATAATGGTCATTCCGGCGGTTCGATGGTCGTCAGCATTACGTGGAGGTCAACTGCATTTTCGGATCTCGGTGTTCTAAGTGACCAGCGCGTGCCTGAGACAGCGCCCGCCACCTTTGCTAGCAGAGGTATACCCGTCTCACGAGGTCCATTCTCCCCGAATATCTGAATCAAGGGACCCATCGGCGACCACGAATCTGACCAGAAACTGAGGGTTGAGCCATTTCCCAGGACCCCTTTAATGAACTGAGAAGCAATTGGTCGGAGATATAGGAG is a genomic window of Brassica napus cultivar Da-Ae chromosome A2, Da-Ae, whole genome shotgun sequence containing:
- the LOC125584119 gene encoding uncharacterized protein LOC125584119 codes for the protein MARTAEDSHLLLHGMSLDLEALSSSGPKRTEDEVRDHLFLKCRFSTQIWTLALARIDPAQTGFITWAELLSWSRFSTQAAPATLRRLLTHGMVFHLWRQRNNVLHNNVHLSPLQMFKLMDRDIKNAITARQHKRNFRGLMCLWIR